Proteins from a single region of Candidatus Rokuibacteriota bacterium:
- a CDS encoding AAA family ATPase → MKCPRCQSESQPAARFCGECGARLALSCSSCGAEVAPDRKFCGFCGAALAGKPVDRSAPPQAYTPRHLAEKILVSRSALEGERKQVTVLFADLKGSLELLADRDPEEARGILDPVIERMMEAVHRYEGTVNQVMGDGIMALFGAPIAHEDHAVRACYAALRMQETVGWYAEELRRTQGLDVQIRVGLNSGAVVVRSIGSDLHMDYTAVGQTTHLAARMEQLARPGTTLMTASTLWLAEGYVEVRPLGPVPVKGLAEAIQVYEVERAGPARSRLQAAAARGLSPFVGRDRELGTLRQSLDRAQAGHGQIVAVVGEPGVGKSRLFREFTRSHRVRGWLILEGSAVSYARLTSYDAVVELLRGYFQVGQRDDARTIREKVTGKLLTLDETLKAALPAFLALLDVPVEDSEWQTPDPALRRQRTLDAVTRLLLRESQVQPLVLVFENLHWIDGETQACLDHLVEALPAARILILANYRPEYAHAWGARSCYTQLRLDPLPPVTAGALLRTLLGDDASLEPVTRFVIERTEGNPFFIEECVRMLIETQVLAGEHGAHRLAGELPSVAVPATVQAVIASRIDRLAPEEKRLLQAAAAIGKDVPLALLRAVAELPEEALDESLARLQAGEFLYETGGYPDPEYTFNHTLTHDVAYGTLLQDRRRALHVEILRALERLHPDRRTELAEVLAEHAFRGEAWNEAVAHLRRAGAKATARSANVEAVAYLERALAALGKLAESDEVRAQGIDVRLELRPPLLQLGHLQRVLAVSQQAENIAKLIGDQARLARVYSYLINYHYLKGEPDMAIAYGERCLTIGEAGEDAALQALARGYMGYSYHAQGRYREAEAVLARNLEKLEAMRAAGAAEAQTTIPYVSSSGWLAFTLAELGDFDQARTYADMAERAAEAARHAYAQAIAWTLGGLVALTRGHLDRALHLLEKSLDTCRSAELTVWQPIPSSLLGLTEVLLGRHDEGLRLLEDGVARSEAVGVKAYLALWTVQLGEGLVAAGQASRALAVAETALNLAIAHKERGHQARALRLLGEIALVGDPPDLPRAERDLDQAMALAAELGMRPLVGRIEFGLGQLHLKKGSRAQAEDHLIAALALFRALDMRFFAAQTMAALKRLGHIFVVAHQNLGLYEFLKERFSGDREVTVVLDRRGDDRRRSRQPAAAERRRGERRLPPSFDSALRVRGLVVLPRAGG, encoded by the coding sequence ATGAAGTGTCCCCGGTGCCAGAGTGAAAGCCAGCCGGCAGCGCGGTTCTGCGGGGAGTGCGGGGCGCGGCTGGCGCTGTCCTGCTCCTCCTGCGGCGCCGAGGTCGCCCCGGACCGGAAGTTCTGCGGCTTCTGCGGCGCCGCGCTCGCCGGCAAGCCCGTGGACCGCTCCGCCCCACCGCAGGCCTACACCCCCAGGCACCTGGCCGAGAAGATCCTCGTCTCCCGGAGCGCCCTCGAGGGCGAGCGGAAGCAGGTCACCGTGCTGTTCGCCGATCTCAAGGGGTCCCTGGAGCTCCTGGCCGACCGCGACCCCGAGGAGGCGCGAGGGATCCTGGACCCGGTCATCGAGCGGATGATGGAGGCCGTGCACCGCTACGAGGGGACCGTCAACCAGGTCATGGGCGATGGGATCATGGCGCTCTTCGGGGCGCCCATCGCCCACGAGGACCACGCCGTGCGCGCCTGCTACGCCGCGCTCCGCATGCAGGAGACGGTGGGGTGGTACGCGGAGGAGCTGCGCCGGACGCAGGGGCTCGACGTCCAGATCCGCGTGGGCCTCAACTCCGGGGCGGTGGTGGTCCGCTCCATCGGCTCGGACCTGCACATGGACTACACGGCGGTGGGCCAGACCACGCACCTCGCCGCGCGCATGGAGCAGCTCGCGCGGCCCGGGACGACCCTCATGACGGCCAGCACGCTGTGGCTCGCCGAGGGGTACGTGGAGGTCAGGCCGCTGGGGCCCGTGCCGGTGAAGGGCCTCGCCGAGGCCATCCAGGTCTACGAGGTCGAGCGCGCCGGCCCCGCGCGCTCCCGGCTCCAGGCGGCTGCCGCGCGCGGGCTCTCGCCCTTTGTCGGGCGCGACAGGGAGCTGGGCACGCTCCGCCAGTCGCTCGACCGGGCCCAGGCCGGCCACGGGCAGATCGTCGCCGTCGTCGGCGAGCCAGGGGTGGGCAAGTCGCGCCTCTTCCGGGAGTTCACGCGCTCGCACCGCGTACGCGGCTGGCTGATCCTCGAGGGCAGCGCGGTCTCGTACGCGCGGCTCACCTCGTACGACGCCGTCGTCGAGCTCCTCCGCGGCTACTTCCAGGTGGGGCAGCGCGACGATGCGCGCACGATCCGCGAGAAGGTCACGGGCAAGCTCCTCACGCTGGACGAGACGCTCAAGGCCGCGCTGCCCGCCTTCCTCGCCCTGCTGGACGTGCCGGTGGAAGACTCCGAGTGGCAGACGCCGGATCCGGCGCTCCGCCGCCAGCGGACCCTGGACGCGGTCACACGGCTCCTCCTCCGCGAGAGCCAGGTCCAGCCGCTGGTGCTCGTGTTCGAGAACCTCCACTGGATCGACGGGGAGACCCAGGCCTGCCTGGACCACCTCGTGGAGGCCCTGCCCGCGGCGCGCATCCTCATCCTCGCCAACTACCGTCCCGAGTACGCGCATGCGTGGGGAGCGCGGAGCTGCTACACGCAGCTCCGTCTCGATCCGCTGCCGCCCGTGACCGCGGGGGCCCTGCTCCGCACCTTGCTCGGCGACGACGCCTCCCTGGAGCCCGTCACGCGCTTCGTGATCGAGCGGACGGAGGGCAACCCGTTCTTCATCGAGGAGTGCGTCCGCATGCTGATCGAGACGCAGGTCCTCGCCGGGGAGCACGGCGCCCATCGCCTGGCCGGCGAGCTCCCCTCCGTGGCGGTGCCGGCCACGGTGCAGGCGGTGATCGCCTCGCGCATCGACCGGCTCGCCCCCGAGGAGAAACGGCTCCTCCAGGCCGCCGCCGCCATCGGCAAGGACGTGCCGCTGGCCCTGCTGCGGGCCGTCGCGGAGCTGCCCGAGGAGGCGCTCGACGAGAGCCTGGCCCGGCTGCAGGCGGGCGAGTTCCTCTACGAGACGGGCGGCTACCCCGACCCCGAGTACACGTTCAACCACACGCTCACGCATGACGTGGCATACGGCACGCTGCTCCAGGACCGCCGGCGCGCGCTCCACGTCGAGATCCTCCGGGCCCTCGAGCGCCTGCATCCCGATCGCCGGACGGAGCTGGCGGAGGTCCTCGCCGAGCACGCCTTCCGCGGCGAGGCGTGGAACGAGGCCGTGGCCCATCTCCGCCGGGCCGGGGCCAAGGCGACGGCGCGCTCGGCCAACGTCGAGGCAGTGGCGTATCTCGAGCGGGCCCTCGCCGCGCTCGGGAAGCTGGCGGAGAGTGACGAAGTGAGGGCCCAGGGGATCGACGTGCGGCTGGAGCTCAGGCCCCCGCTCCTGCAGCTCGGGCATCTCCAGAGGGTGCTCGCGGTGTCCCAGCAGGCCGAGAACATCGCCAAGCTGATCGGCGACCAGGCGCGCCTGGCCCGCGTGTACAGCTACCTCATCAACTACCACTACCTCAAGGGCGAGCCCGACATGGCCATCGCCTACGGTGAGCGGTGCCTCACCATCGGCGAGGCCGGCGAGGATGCGGCGCTTCAGGCGCTGGCGCGCGGGTACATGGGGTACAGCTACCACGCTCAGGGGCGCTACCGGGAGGCCGAGGCCGTCCTCGCCCGGAACCTCGAGAAGCTCGAGGCCATGCGCGCGGCCGGGGCCGCAGAGGCGCAGACCACGATCCCCTACGTGAGCTCCAGCGGCTGGCTCGCCTTCACCCTGGCGGAGCTGGGTGACTTTGATCAGGCGCGTACGTACGCGGACATGGCGGAGCGGGCCGCCGAGGCCGCGCGTCACGCCTACGCCCAGGCCATTGCCTGGACCCTCGGCGGGCTCGTGGCCCTCACGCGCGGCCACCTGGACCGGGCCTTGCACCTCCTGGAGAAGAGCCTCGACACCTGCCGGAGCGCCGAGCTCACGGTGTGGCAGCCCATCCCTTCGTCGCTGCTCGGGCTCACCGAGGTGCTCCTCGGCCGCCATGACGAGGGGCTGCGTCTCCTGGAGGACGGGGTGGCCCGCAGCGAGGCGGTGGGAGTGAAGGCGTACCTGGCGCTCTGGACGGTGCAGCTCGGCGAGGGACTCGTGGCCGCGGGCCAGGCCTCGCGCGCACTGGCGGTGGCCGAGACGGCCCTGAATCTGGCGATCGCGCACAAGGAGCGCGGCCACCAGGCGCGAGCGCTCCGGCTCCTGGGTGAGATCGCCCTCGTCGGCGATCCGCCGGACCTGCCGAGGGCTGAGCGGGACCTCGACCAGGCCATGGCGCTGGCCGCGGAGCTCGGCATGCGCCCGCTCGTCGGACGGATCGAATTCGGCCTCGGCCAGCTCCACCTCAAGAAGGGCAGCCGTGCCCAGGCCGAGGATCACCTGATCGCCGCACTGGCCCTGTTCCGCGCGCTCGACATGCGCTTCTTCGCGGCGCAGACGATGGCGGCGCTCAAGCGGCTCGGGCACATCTTCGTGGTGGCTCACCAGAACCTCGGTCTCTACGAGTTCCTCAAGGAGAGGTTCTCGGGGGATCGCGAGGTCACGGTGGTGCTGGACCGGCGGGGGGACGACCGCCGGAGGAGCCGGCAGCCTGCCGCCGCCGAGCGCCGCCGGGGCGAGCGCCGCCTGCCACCCTCCTTCGACAGCGCCCTGCGCGTCCGCGGACTGGTCGTGCTCCCGCGCGCCGGAGGCTGA
- a CDS encoding adenylosuccinate synthase encodes MPNIVVVGAQWGDEGKGKVVDVLTPHVDVVVRYQGGNNAGHTVVVGKEKFVLQSIPSGILHPGCRCVVGCGVVINPASLIEEMEALVQRGVSLDGNLYISKNAHLVMPYHPALDRAAESQAGERRIGTTGKGVGPAYADKAARVGIRMADLLDEQLFREKLEFNIRQKNRLLREIYDAEEFTVEGILGPYLRYAGWLAPYITDTALLLSRWIDGGASVMFEGAQGTLLDLDHGTYPFITSSSTTAGGASTGTGVPPTKIHGALGISKAYCTRVGGGPFPSEISGAIADLLRTRGNEFGSVTGRPRRCGWVDAVGLRYAARINGLDAFAITKLDVLDACETVKICVGYRYRGEVFTEFPEEERIWHEAEPVYEERSGWQSKTHGMREYAELPTKAREYLERLTELVGVSIALVSTGPVRDDTIIVAGSALPRWFPSIGTSVAP; translated from the coding sequence ATGCCTAACATCGTGGTGGTGGGCGCCCAGTGGGGCGACGAGGGCAAGGGGAAGGTCGTGGACGTGCTCACCCCGCACGTGGACGTCGTCGTCCGCTACCAGGGGGGGAACAACGCGGGGCACACGGTCGTCGTGGGGAAGGAGAAGTTCGTGCTGCAGTCCATCCCCTCGGGGATCCTCCATCCCGGCTGCCGCTGCGTGGTCGGCTGCGGCGTCGTGATCAACCCGGCCTCGCTCATCGAGGAGATGGAGGCACTCGTCCAGCGGGGCGTCTCGCTCGACGGCAACCTCTACATCTCCAAGAACGCGCATCTCGTCATGCCCTACCACCCGGCGCTCGACCGGGCCGCGGAGTCCCAGGCCGGCGAGCGCCGCATCGGGACCACGGGCAAGGGCGTGGGGCCGGCCTACGCGGACAAGGCCGCGCGCGTCGGGATCCGCATGGCCGATCTCCTGGACGAGCAGCTCTTCCGGGAGAAGCTCGAGTTCAACATCCGCCAGAAGAACCGGCTCCTGCGGGAGATCTACGACGCCGAGGAGTTCACGGTGGAGGGGATCCTCGGGCCCTACCTCCGCTACGCCGGGTGGCTCGCGCCCTACATCACCGACACCGCGCTCCTCCTGTCGCGGTGGATCGACGGCGGCGCCTCCGTCATGTTCGAGGGCGCCCAAGGGACGCTGCTGGACCTGGACCACGGGACGTACCCGTTCATCACGTCGTCCAGCACCACCGCCGGCGGGGCCTCGACGGGGACCGGCGTGCCCCCGACGAAGATCCACGGCGCGCTCGGCATTTCCAAGGCGTACTGCACGCGGGTGGGCGGTGGGCCCTTCCCGTCGGAGATCTCGGGCGCGATCGCCGATCTCCTCCGCACCCGCGGCAACGAGTTCGGCTCGGTCACGGGGCGGCCGCGGCGCTGCGGATGGGTGGATGCCGTCGGGCTGCGGTACGCGGCGCGCATCAATGGACTCGACGCCTTCGCCATCACCAAGCTCGACGTGCTGGACGCCTGCGAGACCGTGAAGATCTGCGTCGGGTACCGCTACCGCGGCGAGGTCTTCACCGAGTTTCCCGAGGAGGAGCGCATCTGGCACGAGGCGGAGCCCGTGTACGAGGAGCGGTCGGGCTGGCAGAGCAAGACCCACGGGATGCGGGAGTACGCCGAGCTGCCGACCAAGGCGCGGGAGTACCTCGAGCGGCTCACGGAGCTCGTGGGCGTGAGCATCGCGCTGGTCTCCACCGGCCCCGTCCGCGACGACACCATCATCGTGGCCGGCTCGGCCCTGCCCCGCTGGTTCCCCTCCATCGGCACCTCGGTGGCGCCGTAG
- the hisZ gene encoding ATP phosphoribosyltransferase regulatory subunit, whose amino-acid sequence MERRPQHTQLPKGVKIYLPDEAAQKRAVEERLLGVFRRWGYREVVTPTYEYFDVLSQGTDHDLREGMFKMVDRESGRLLALRADITPQIARIVATRMRDEPTPLRLAYVTNVFRYDEPHVGRYREFYQAGVELVGLPNPEGDAEMIAMTVEGLRVLGLERFQLDVGQTDFFRGILEDLAVDEVTAHRLRSALSRKDVSALERRVGELSAPAAVTELLLALPSLYGRGEVLERAERLVKNARSEAALANLAEVYRLLRLYGLADAVLLDLGEVRGFDYYSGVHFEAYVTGLGAALAGGGRYDQMLGRFGYDCPATGFAFEVGRALLAMESQGAMTAPRGPDFFIIDFTADKTRALALARRYRDLGAAVARDIISRGLEDSVAYARQQRARWVLVIGGDRGAPDEVRVLDLAGGDERTRAVADLLADPARHFPVFGPGGGSGSHA is encoded by the coding sequence GTGGAGCGCCGGCCGCAGCACACCCAGCTGCCCAAGGGCGTCAAGATCTACCTCCCCGACGAGGCGGCGCAGAAGCGCGCGGTCGAGGAGCGCCTCCTCGGCGTCTTCCGCCGCTGGGGATACCGCGAGGTGGTCACCCCCACTTACGAGTACTTCGACGTGCTCTCCCAGGGGACGGACCACGATCTCCGGGAGGGCATGTTCAAGATGGTGGACCGCGAGTCGGGCCGGCTCCTCGCCCTCCGTGCGGACATCACGCCCCAGATCGCCCGGATCGTCGCGACCCGGATGCGGGACGAGCCCACGCCGCTCCGCCTGGCCTACGTGACCAACGTCTTCCGCTACGACGAGCCCCACGTGGGCCGCTACCGGGAGTTCTACCAGGCCGGCGTCGAGCTGGTGGGGCTGCCGAACCCCGAGGGCGACGCCGAGATGATCGCCATGACCGTCGAGGGCCTGCGCGTCCTCGGACTGGAGCGCTTCCAGCTCGACGTGGGCCAGACCGACTTCTTCCGCGGCATCCTCGAGGACCTCGCGGTGGACGAGGTCACCGCGCACCGGCTGCGCTCGGCGCTGTCGCGCAAGGACGTCTCCGCGCTGGAGCGCCGGGTCGGAGAGCTGAGCGCCCCGGCCGCCGTGACCGAGTTGCTGCTGGCGCTGCCGTCGCTCTACGGCCGCGGGGAGGTGCTCGAGCGCGCCGAGCGCCTCGTGAAGAACGCGCGCTCGGAGGCCGCGCTGGCGAACCTCGCCGAGGTGTACCGACTGCTGCGCCTCTACGGCCTCGCCGACGCGGTGCTGCTGGACCTGGGCGAGGTGCGCGGCTTCGACTACTACTCCGGGGTGCACTTCGAGGCCTACGTCACCGGGCTCGGGGCGGCGCTGGCGGGCGGCGGGCGCTACGACCAGATGCTGGGGCGCTTCGGCTACGACTGCCCGGCGACGGGCTTCGCCTTCGAGGTGGGGCGGGCGCTCCTGGCCATGGAGTCCCAGGGGGCCATGACGGCGCCGCGCGGGCCGGACTTCTTCATCATCGACTTCACCGCGGACAAGACGCGGGCGCTGGCCCTCGCGCGACGGTATCGCGACCTCGGTGCCGCGGTGGCCCGGGACATCATCAGCCGGGGGCTCGAGGACTCCGTCGCCTACGCGCGCCAGCAGCGCGCGCGCTGGGTGCTGGTCATCGGCGGCGACCGGGGCGCGCCCGACGAGGTGCGCGTGCTGGACCTGGCGGGGGGGGACGAGCGCACGCGCGCCGTCGCCGATCTCCTCGCCGATCCGGCGCGGCACTTCCCGGTCTTCGGGCCCGGTGGCGGGAGCGGGAGCCATGCCTAA
- a CDS encoding histidine phosphatase family protein, which translates to MGLRLFLLRHAETAWNRERRYQGWTDTGLSETGRTQAEAAGRALASASLQAVYASPLRRARETAAAIAAPHGLAVRVEEAFKEMSFGGWEGLTVDEVRAQDPALYRTWLETPHLAGPPGGERLPDVQRRVLAGLERLREAHDEENVCLVAHGITARILILEALGLPLPRIWSLHVSSAGISELEFRPDWTALHRLNTLVQLDAVLAGR; encoded by the coding sequence ATGGGACTCAGGCTCTTCCTTCTCCGTCACGCCGAGACCGCCTGGAACCGGGAGCGCCGCTACCAGGGGTGGACGGATACCGGTCTGTCCGAGACCGGACGCACCCAGGCCGAGGCCGCCGGCCGCGCCCTGGCCAGCGCCTCCCTCCAGGCCGTCTACGCGAGCCCGCTGCGCAGGGCGCGGGAGACGGCCGCGGCCATCGCCGCGCCCCATGGGCTTGCCGTGCGTGTGGAGGAGGCCTTCAAGGAGATGAGTTTCGGGGGGTGGGAGGGGTTGACGGTGGACGAGGTGCGTGCCCAGGATCCCGCCCTCTACCGGACCTGGCTCGAGACGCCGCACCTGGCGGGGCCGCCCGGGGGAGAACGGCTGCCAGACGTGCAGCGGCGGGTCCTGGCGGGGCTCGAGAGGCTGCGGGAGGCCCACGACGAGGAGAACGTCTGTCTCGTCGCTCACGGCATCACGGCGCGGATCCTCATCCTGGAGGCCCTCGGACTGCCGCTGCCCCGCATCTGGTCGCTCCACGTCTCGTCGGCGGGCATCTCGGAACTCGAGTTCCGGCCCGACTGGACGGCGCTGCACCGGTTGAACACGCTCGTCCAACTCGACGCCGTCCTGGCTGGCCGGTAG
- a CDS encoding SagB family peptide dehydrogenase — protein MPVNRQIELARAYHAGTAHSPRSVRAEGHVLDWEIKPAPFKIYPDLPAVPLPRDLPALEIDTLAALAGAAGDPCPLDLDRLASLLFFSAGVTRRKAYPGGGEMYFRAAPSTGALYQTEVYVVAGAVAGLAPGVYHFCPGDFALRRLREGDFRGAMAVAAADDGVGRAPATLVLTGLYWRNAWKYGARAYRHLFWDSGTMLANALAAAAALGLGARTVMGFVDREIHGLLGLDPGKEAALVLLPVGPEGASAGPPPVVVPLQHRVVPLSSSEVEYPAVQAAHADSCLASAAEVIEWRESPAPPPASGAEPALPALPSPRGAAGRGLRATILARGSTREFSGEAISAEALSTALKHATRPWPGDAPSGLVDLYVNVHAVDGLGPGTYYYRRQAHALEPLREGDVRRDSAFLCLEQPLGGQSSATVFFLADLGAVLARFGNRGYRLGNLEAGLVGGRLYLAAYAQRFGATGLTFYDDAVVAFLSPHAAGKDAIFVTALGRPVARPRQ, from the coding sequence GTGCCGGTCAACCGTCAGATCGAGTTGGCACGCGCCTACCACGCCGGGACCGCCCACAGCCCCCGCTCCGTTCGCGCGGAGGGCCATGTCCTCGACTGGGAGATCAAGCCGGCACCCTTCAAGATCTACCCCGACCTGCCGGCCGTCCCGCTGCCCCGGGATCTCCCCGCGCTTGAGATCGACACCCTCGCCGCGCTGGCGGGAGCGGCCGGCGACCCCTGCCCGCTCGACCTCGACCGCCTCGCGTCGCTTCTCTTCTTCTCGGCGGGAGTGACGAGGCGCAAGGCCTACCCCGGGGGCGGAGAGATGTACTTCCGGGCCGCGCCCTCCACGGGCGCCCTCTACCAGACCGAGGTGTACGTGGTGGCCGGGGCCGTGGCGGGGCTCGCCCCCGGGGTCTACCACTTCTGCCCCGGCGACTTCGCGCTCCGGCGGCTGCGCGAGGGAGATTTCCGCGGCGCCATGGCGGTGGCGGCGGCGGACGATGGGGTCGGGCGCGCGCCCGCGACGCTCGTGCTGACCGGCCTCTACTGGCGCAACGCGTGGAAGTACGGGGCGCGCGCCTACCGCCACCTCTTCTGGGACTCCGGCACCATGCTCGCCAATGCGCTGGCCGCCGCCGCGGCTCTCGGCCTCGGGGCACGGACGGTCATGGGATTCGTGGACCGCGAGATCCACGGGTTGCTGGGCCTCGATCCCGGGAAGGAAGCGGCCCTGGTGCTCTTGCCCGTCGGTCCGGAGGGCGCCAGCGCCGGTCCGCCGCCCGTCGTCGTCCCGCTCCAGCACCGGGTGGTGCCGCTCTCCTCGAGCGAGGTCGAGTACCCGGCGGTGCAGGCGGCCCACGCCGACTCCTGCCTGGCGTCCGCGGCCGAGGTGATCGAGTGGCGGGAGAGCCCGGCGCCGCCGCCCGCGTCGGGGGCAGAGCCGGCGCTTCCCGCGCTGCCGTCGCCGCGCGGTGCGGCGGGGCGGGGGCTCCGCGCGACAATCCTCGCGCGCGGCTCGACGCGCGAGTTCTCCGGCGAGGCGATCAGTGCCGAGGCACTCTCCACGGCCCTCAAGCACGCGACGCGGCCGTGGCCCGGGGATGCGCCGTCGGGGCTCGTGGATCTCTACGTCAACGTGCACGCCGTGGACGGCCTCGGGCCCGGCACCTACTACTACCGGCGACAGGCGCACGCGCTCGAGCCCCTCAGGGAGGGGGACGTCCGGCGGGACTCGGCCTTCCTCTGCCTCGAGCAGCCGCTGGGCGGGCAGTCCAGCGCCACGGTGTTCTTCCTCGCCGATCTGGGGGCCGTGCTGGCGCGCTTCGGCAACCGCGGCTACCGGCTGGGGAACCTCGAGGCGGGGCTCGTCGGCGGACGCCTCTACCTGGCCGCCTATGCCCAGCGCTTCGGCGCCACGGGGCTCACCTTCTACGACGACGCAGTGGTCGCCTTCCTCTCGCCCCACGCCGCCGGCAAGGACGCCATCTTCGTCACCGCGCTGGGCCGCCCCGTCGCCCGCCCGCGCCAGTGA
- the mtnA gene encoding S-methyl-5-thioribose-1-phosphate isomerase, translating into MISPIRWQGDRLLLLDQTLLPAQELERPYRAWQDVAEAIRTLVVRGAPAIGVTAAFGVALAARASAARDTDGLMVELEEAIKGLGATRPTAVNLFWALERMRRVAMAHRQLSVAALGQRLLAEAQAMLDEDVATNRALGAHGATLVPERARILTHCNAAALATAGYGTAGGVIRAAHERGRVALVWVDETRPVMQGSRLTAWEMVKEGIPHRVISDVAAAFVMQRGEVDLVVTGADRIAANGDTANKIGTYGLAVLARHHGIPFYIAAPVSTIDPSIPSGASIVIEERDPAEVRGVAGRQTAPPDSPVFNPAFDVTPADLITAIITERGVHRPPYRFT; encoded by the coding sequence ATGATCTCGCCGATCCGCTGGCAGGGGGACCGCCTCCTGCTCCTGGACCAGACGCTCCTGCCGGCGCAGGAGCTCGAGCGCCCCTACAGGGCCTGGCAGGATGTGGCCGAGGCCATCCGGACCCTGGTGGTCCGGGGGGCGCCGGCCATCGGTGTGACGGCGGCCTTCGGCGTGGCCCTGGCGGCGAGGGCGAGCGCGGCGCGGGACACGGACGGCCTCATGGTGGAGCTGGAAGAGGCGATCAAGGGGCTCGGGGCCACGCGCCCCACCGCCGTGAACCTCTTCTGGGCGCTGGAGCGCATGCGCCGCGTGGCGATGGCCCACCGCCAGCTGTCCGTGGCGGCACTCGGGCAGCGGCTCCTGGCCGAGGCCCAGGCGATGCTCGACGAGGACGTGGCGACGAACCGGGCGCTCGGAGCCCACGGCGCGACGCTCGTGCCGGAGCGCGCCCGCATCCTCACCCACTGCAATGCCGCCGCGCTGGCCACGGCGGGCTACGGGACCGCGGGCGGGGTGATCCGCGCCGCCCACGAGCGGGGGCGTGTGGCACTGGTCTGGGTGGACGAGACGCGCCCCGTCATGCAGGGGTCCCGCCTCACGGCCTGGGAGATGGTCAAGGAGGGGATTCCCCACCGGGTCATCTCGGATGTGGCGGCGGCCTTCGTCATGCAGCGCGGTGAGGTGGACCTCGTGGTCACGGGGGCCGACCGTATCGCCGCCAACGGGGACACGGCGAACAAGATCGGCACCTACGGGCTCGCTGTCCTCGCCCGTCACCACGGGATCCCCTTCTACATCGCGGCACCGGTCTCGACCATCGATCCGTCCATCCCCAGCGGCGCCTCCATCGTGATCGAGGAACGGGACCCGGCCGAGGTGCGCGGCGTGGCCGGGCGCCAGACGGCGCCCCCGGACTCGCCCGTCTTCAACCCGGCCTTCGACGTGACGCCAGCCGACCTCATCACGGCCATCATCACCGAGCGCGGCGTCCACCGCCCGCCCTACCGCTTCACGTAG
- a CDS encoding DUF167 domain-containing protein — protein MAAPPARPAGRLLHVRVRPGASRNEVVGWEGEALRVRVTAPPEGGRANRAVTALLATALDVPPASVELVRGGSARDKFFLVRGLDADSLRARLRTEPSR, from the coding sequence ATGGCGGCGCCGCCGGCCCGGCCCGCAGGCAGGCTGCTCCACGTGCGCGTGCGGCCTGGCGCCTCGCGGAACGAGGTGGTGGGGTGGGAGGGCGAGGCGCTCCGCGTCCGCGTCACCGCGCCGCCCGAGGGCGGGCGAGCGAACCGGGCGGTGACGGCGCTCCTGGCGACGGCCCTCGATGTGCCGCCTGCGTCGGTGGAGCTGGTGCGCGGCGGGAGCGCTCGCGACAAGTTCTTCCTCGTGCGCGGCCTCGATGCCGACAGTCTCAGGGCGCGCCTCCGAACGGAACCGTCGCGATGA
- a CDS encoding DivIVA domain-containing protein, whose product MRISPMDIRQQQFTMKMFRGFDVQEVDTFLEDVAQDYEALVRENTLLKEQLQVLEERTRGLEEREKVLQETLVTTQRLTEEMKEAARREAALVVREAEAAGEKLLQQARVQEGMIRNEIMQLKRHRLQLAEGLRSTLEMYQRLVAQELRSGPSEEAAPGGAAPGSSADE is encoded by the coding sequence ATGCGCATCTCGCCCATGGACATCCGACAGCAGCAGTTCACGATGAAGATGTTCCGTGGCTTCGACGTCCAGGAGGTGGATACCTTCCTCGAGGACGTCGCCCAGGACTACGAGGCCCTGGTCAGGGAGAACACGCTCCTGAAGGAGCAGCTCCAGGTGCTGGAGGAACGCACGCGTGGCCTCGAGGAACGGGAGAAGGTGCTGCAGGAGACCCTCGTGACCACCCAGCGGCTCACCGAGGAGATGAAGGAGGCAGCCCGGCGCGAGGCGGCGCTGGTGGTGCGCGAGGCCGAGGCGGCGGGGGAGAAGCTCCTCCAGCAGGCCCGCGTGCAGGAGGGGATGATCCGGAACGAGATCATGCAGCTCAAGCGCCACCGCCTCCAGCTCGCCGAAGGGCTCCGGTCCACTCTCGAGATGTACCAGCGCCTCGTGGCACAGGAGCTCCGCTCGGGCCCGTCCGAGGAGGCCGCGCCCGGCGGCGCCGCCCCCGGGTCGTCGGCCGACGAGTGA
- a CDS encoding YggT family protein, whose amino-acid sequence MLGYTIVGLVSELLQLYTYVIIAAALITWVSPDPRNPIVRFLHRVTEPVLRPVRELLPPWKTGGLDISPMIVLVAIQVVRWWILPLLY is encoded by the coding sequence GTGCTCGGGTACACCATCGTCGGCCTGGTCAGCGAGCTCCTGCAGCTCTACACGTACGTGATCATTGCCGCGGCGCTGATCACCTGGGTGAGCCCTGACCCGCGCAACCCCATCGTTCGCTTCCTCCATCGGGTCACCGAGCCCGTGCTCCGGCCGGTGCGTGAGCTGTTGCCCCCCTGGAAGACGGGGGGCCTCGACATCTCCCCGATGATCGTCCTGGTGGCGATCCAGGTTGTGCGCTGGTGGATCCTGCCGTTGCTGTACTGA